DNA from Sorangium aterium:
CCGCGGGGGGGCCGCCGAGGGCCGCGGCCAGCGCGAGGACCGCCAGCGCACAGGGAGCCTTGCGTCGCAGCGCGGGCGCTCGCTCCGGTCGCGTGGCTGGGGCGTGTGTGGGGAACGGTCTCATGGGGAGCGCAACAGGGTTCCGGAGGCCCGCTGGCGAGTCTGCCGCCGGCGGCTCCGCGCTAGCTCATCGCACGAGCGACCGCCCTTGCCCATGCTCGCCAACGTCGGTCTTGCGCCCCCCCGCCCCGCTGGCCCGCGCCTGCAGGGCCCCGGCGGCGGCGTGGCTCCCCTCGTTCCAGCGCGGGAATGCGGGGGTGTCTTGACCCCGGTCTCACCGAATCGAACTCCTGGTATCCTTTGCGCCCCTCGCCCGCCTCCCGGGCGGGGGCGAAAGCCCAGGACGGTTCAATGACCCATCCGCTCCACGACATCTTGCTCCCCGACAGCCGACACGACTTCTTCCCCGTGGTGATCGAGATCCCGAAAGGATCGAAGTGCAAGTATGAGCTCGACAAGAAGACCGGGCTCTTGATGCTCGATCGCGTGCTCTACTCGTCCGTGCACTACCCGGCCAATTACGGCTTCATCCCCCAGACACACGCCGGCGACGGCGACCCGCTCGACGTCCTCGTCATCATGCAGGAGCCGGTCGTGCCGCTCACGATCGTGAGGGCGCGCGCCATCGGCGGCTTCTTCATGCGCGACGACAAGGGCGTCGACGACAAGATCATCGCGGTTGCCGTCGACGACCCCTCCGTGGCCCATTACCTGACCCACGAGGAGCTCCCGCCGCACGTGACCAAGGAGCTCATGCGGTTCTTCATCGACTACAAGACGCTCGAGAACAAGCTCGCAGAGGTAGATACGATGTACGACAGGAACCGCGCCCTGGAGGTCATCGAGGAGTCCGTCGCGAGCTATCGCTCGATCAGCGCCTGGTCCAAGGGCTGACGCGGCTGGCCCTGGGGGGGGCCGGTTGCAGCGGCGCATGGATGGATCGCGGAAGCGGTGGATCGCCCTTCCTGGACCCCTCGGCGTCCACCCCTCGCAACCTTCGAAAAAATCCAGAAACCGGGCACAGCGGCGCCAGGTAACCCCGCGAGAACACTCGGCACGAGGGTTGCTTAACCGCTTCTTGTGGATCGCTTCTCGACGCTCATGGACGACGAAGGCCTTGCCCAGCGGCTCGCCCAGAGCCCTGAGGTCGAAACGCGCCTGGCGATCCAGCGGCTCCGGTTCGACCTCGGATCCGGTGGGAGGTCGAGCTCCCTGGCGTGGCGGGTGACACCGTGAATCGGCTCGACGCGGAGCGTCGAACTCGACTTCGCTCCGAGGAGAGCCACCAAGGGCCCACCATGACGCATGCAGGCGAGCGGGCAGGGCAAAGACGCTGAAAACGACGCTGAAAACGATTCGAACGCGGCGACGCAATCAACTCAAACAACGCACATGACGCGGACGATTCGGTGACAGGCCATTGAAGCGCGCGGGTATGCGCATGGATTATCGGGGCGACACCGCTTGATCGGGGCTTGACAACATGAGAGACATCAGCTTTTCTCAAGCAATGATGAGCACGCTTAATAGCTTAGTTTCGGCGAAAGCGTGTCGCCGCTACTCCGCAGTGGCGCTTCTCCTCGCCGGCCCGCTCGGTTGCTTGGGCAACCTCGGCAATCCCGACGGGACGCCCTCCGAGACCAGTAGCAGCGGCAACGGCAGCGGCAGCGGCAGCAGCAGCAGCGGCGGCGACGCCGGCGGCCCGCCGATCGGCGATCCGCCGGACATGCCCACGGAGATCCCGGATGTGTCGCACTGCGAGGTCGCGGACAAGAGCACCCCGGGCCCGCGCGTGGTGCGTCGCCTGACGGTGGATCAATTCGAGGCCACTGTCCGCGATCTCTTCAAGGACCAGAGCGTCGCCCTCCCGAGCATCTTCAATGATCCGCAGGTGCTCGGGTTCACGGCCGACGCGAACGCGCTGGTGATTCGCGACCTGACGGCCCAGCAGATCATGGATTGGGCCGAGACGACCGCCGACTGGGCGGTGACGAACAAGCTCTCCAGCATCACCACGGCCTCGTGCAGGACCATGGATGCGAGCTGCCGGACCGAGTTCATCCGCGACTTCGGCCGCCGCGCGTTCCGCGACAAGCTCACGGACGAGCGCGTCGCGTCCTACGACGCGCTGTTCGGGGCGGAGAAGTCGTTCGAGGACGGCGCCAAGGTGGTCGTGGGCGCCATGCTCCAGTCGCCGTACTTCCTCTACCGCCACGAGATCGGGACCGATGCGAACGGGTCGGGCATCTACGAGCTCACCCCGCACGAGATCGCGAGCAACCTCTCGTACTTGCTGACCGGGACCATGCCGGACGAGGCCCTGCTGCAGGCCGCCGACGCGGCCGCCGCCCAGGGCGCCAACCTGACCAGCGAGCAGATCGCGCAGCACGCGCTGCGCCTGCTGGAGGACTCGGCGACCAGGCCGCTCGCCGAGAAGGAGATGATGCGGTTCATGCGCGGCTGGCTCCAGCTGAACCGCCTCGTCACCGCGGTGAAGGACAACACGATCTTCGATCTCACGGACGCCCTGCGCAAGGACATGATGGCCGAGACGCAGGCGCTCGTCGTGGACACCGCGTTCAACCAGAACGGCACGTTCGCCAACCTCCTGCAGGCGGACTACACGTTCATCAACGCCAGCCTGGGTACGCACTACGGCATCAGCGGCGCCGGGGGCACCGAGCTGACGAAGGTGACGCTCACCCCAGGGCAGCGCGACGGGGGCATCCTGGCCCACGGCAGCTTCCTGACGGGGCATGGCAGCGCGAAGCTGTCCTCGCCGACCCAGCGCGGCAAGATGGTCCGCACGCGCCTCCTCTGCCAGCCGCTCGATCCCCCGCCGCCCGGCGTGGATCCGAACGTCAAGCCCCTGGGGACCCCGGCGACCACGCGCGAGATGGTCGAGCAGCACACGAAGGCCGAGTATTGCGCGGGCTGCCACAAGTTCACCGACAAGATCGGCGTCGGCTTCGAGCACTACGACACGTTCGGTCGGTGGCGGAATGACGAGAGCGGGATCCCCGTCGACGTGACCGGTACGGTCGTCGAGCCGCCCAGCGGCGAAGATTTCAATTTCAACGGCGTGGCCGAGCTGGCCGACTACCTCGCGGCGAGCGAGGACGTCAAGGCGTGCATGGTCCGTTACTGGTCGTACTACGCGTTCGGCGGCACCTGGGAGCAGGACGGATGCACGTACGAGGAGGTCCAGGAGGACGCCGCGAAGGACGAGTTCCGTCTCAAGAGCGTGTGGCTCGCGCTGACCCGCGCGCCGCACTTCACCCGCAGAGTTCAAGGTCCGTGACCCCACGGCTGCAACCCAAGAACAGATCGGTAGCGAGTGAAAGGATCGGTCATGCGCAGCCACAGTCGTAGGAAGTTTCTCAAGGGTGTCGGGGCCAGCCTGGGGGCCAGCCTTCTGTTCTCTCCCTTCTATGATTCCATCGCCAACGCGGCTCCCGGGAAGAAGCCGAAGCGGCTCCTGATCTTCTTCACGATGGGGACGGCCCCCTCGATCTGGAAGCCCAAGAGCGTCTCCGGCGAGACCCCCACGTTCAGCGAGTCCACCTCGCCGCTCGAGGAGGTGAAGGAGCACATCGTGATGCTGGACGGCCTCCCCAGCGGGAGCCCCAGCAACAACCACGGGTCCGCCGACGGCCTCACCGGGATGGGCTATTACAGCAACGGCCCCTACGGGTTGATCTCGGTCGACCAGTACATCGTCGAGAAGCTGAAGGGCAGCGGGCTGTCGACGCCCATCCCCTCGCTCCTGCTCGGCGCCGCCGTCGAGGGCGGCAAGACGGGGTTCTACAAGGGGACCAACCTGTCGCCGATCGCCTCCCCCACGTCCGCCTACTCGACCGTGTTCACGGGCTTCACGCCGTCCAACAACCAAGGCAGCAACGACAACGGCGCCGCCGAGGCCCTGCTGAAGCGGCGCAAGAGCGTCCTCGACAACCTCACGAAAGAGCTCACGTCGCTCAAGGGAAACCTGGGGAAGGAGCAGCAGTACAAGCTGGATCTGCACCTCGAGTCGATCCGCCAGCTCGAGCAGCGGCTCTCGAACACGATGACCCCGGGAGGCGGAGGAGGAGGGACGGGCGCCTGCTCCGTCCCGGCATCGCCGAACGGCGACATGACCAATGGCTTGAAGGCCAACCAGCTTCATCTGGATATCATCGTCGGCGCGTTCGCGTGCGATATCACCCGCGTCGCGGCGATCCAGTGGGGCTCGGATCAGATGATGAACGCGAACCTGAGCGAGATCGGCCTCGCCGGTGAGGAGCATAACGGTATGATCCACACCGGCGCCCCCGCGCACCTCGACCTGATCAAGCTCGAGAAGTGGCTGCACCAGCAGTTCGTCGGCGTCATCAAGAAGCTGAAGGCGACGCCCGAGGCCGACGGCTCCGGGACGCTCCTCGACAACACGCTGGTCGCCTGGTGCCGCGACATGGGCGACGCGCCGAACCACACCCAGAACGAGATGAAGTTCGTCCTGGCGAGCGGCAACGGCGGCTATCTGAAGACGGCCCCTGGCGGCCGTTTCATCAAGAGCGGCGAGCGGCACGAGCGCGTGCTGCTCAGCCTGTGCGACGCGATGGGCGTCACGGACTTCTCCGGCTTCGGGGATCCGGCTCTGGGCAGCAAGACGCCGCTCCCCGGCATCGCCGCGACCTGACACCGAGGGCGCGAGGCCGCTCGCCGCGACAGGTGCGCCCCCACGCACCTGTCGCGGCGAGCTCCGTTGGCGCGAGATCGGTAGCGTGAAAGGGTCGTTCATGCGCAGTCATCGTCGTAGAGATTTCCTCAAGGGGCTGGGGGCCAGCGTCGGGGCCGGCTTCTTGTTCACCCCCTTCCTCGACTCCATCGCCGAGGCGGCGCCCGGGCGGAAGCCCAAGCGGCTCCTTTTGTTCTGTACGATGGGGACCGCGCCATCGATCTGGAAGCCCACGAGCGTCTCCGGCGAGACCCCCACGTTCAGCGAGTCGACGTCGCCGCTCGCCGACGTGAAGCAGCACGTCGTGCTCGTGGACGGCCTCCCCAGCGGGAATCCGGGGAACAACCACGGCGCGCCCGACGCCCTGACGGGGCTCGGCTTCAGCGACCCCGCCAAGCTGATCTCCGTCGACCAGTTCATCGCGGACAAGCTGATCGCCGCCGGCACGAAGACGCAGATCCCCTCGCTCTTGCTCGGGGCCGAGAGCACGGTGAACGGCGGGAGATCGCCGTATTATCGCAAGGACAACCTGCCGGGCATCGCCTCTCCGACGTCCGCCTATTCCACCCTGTTCGGCTCGGCGATCCCGTCGAACACCTCCTCCGACGACCTCTTGCGCCGTCGCAAGAGCGTCCTCGATCACCTCAAGAACGAGATCAAGGCGCTCGAGGGGAACCTCGGCTCCGAGCAGAAGTACAAGCTGGAGCTGCACATCGATTCGATCCGGCAGATCGAGGAGCGGCTGTCCAACACCTCGTCCGGCCAGACCGGCGGCTGCAGCGTGCCGACGAAGCCCGCCACCGATCCGGCCAACCCGCTCCAGGCCAACCTGCTCCACATGGATCTCCTCGTCGGCGCGTTCGCGTGCGACATCACCCGGGTCGGCGCGATCCAGTGGGGCTCGGATCAGGCCATGAACGTCGATCTCCAGGACATCGGGCTGAAGGGCGACGAGCACGGCGCCATGATCCACACCGGGGCGCCGGCGCACCTCGACCTGATCAAGCTCGAGAAGTGGCTGTCGCAGCGGTTCGTCGACCTCATCAACAAGCTGAAGGCGATCCCGGAGGCCGACGGCTCCGGGACGCTCTTCGACAACACGCTGATCGCGTGGTGCCGCGACATGGGCGACTCGCCGAACCACAACCAGAACGAGATGAAGTTCGTCCTGGCAAGCGGCGAAGGCGGCTATCTGAAGACGGCCCCTGGCGGCCGCTACATCAAGAGCGGCGAGCGGCACGAGCGCGTGCTGCTCAGCCTGTGTGACGCGATGGGCGTCACGGACTTCGCGGGCTTCGGCGATCCGAACCTGCGGTCCAAGTCGCCGCTCCCGGGCCTCTCGGCCAGCTGAGGCGGCGCACGCGCCGCTCCCCGGCGCGCGCGCTCCGGTTTTCCCCGCGACTCCCGCGTCGCGCGCGCCCGGGCGCGCGCTGCCTCGGGCGCACGCCGCCGTCGACCCTCGTCCCGCGCCCGGCGTACACTGGTCACCATGACGACGCGCGCGCCGGCGGGGTACGAGGCAGATCAACGGCGAGACGACCTGTCCGCGTACGCGCGGTACCTGTCCGCGATGGACGCGTCGATGCGCCAGAAGGTCGCGCTCACGGCGGCGCACCTCCTGTGCGAGGGCCGCGTCGCCGACATGGGCATGGGCTCGGGGCAGGGCAGCGCCGCGCTGGCCCAGCTCTACCCGCGCCTCGAGGTGATCGGCGTCGACATCGATCCGACGGTCGTCGAGCTCGCGCGCCGCGCTCATCAGCAGCCGAACCTGGGCTTTCAGCTGGGCGACATCGCCAGGACGGTATTCCCGCCCGAGAGCCTCGACGGGATCTTCGACTCGTCGGTGCTCCACCACGTCACCTCGTACGGCGGTTACCGCCACGCGAACGCCGCCGATGCGCTGGCAGCGCAGGTGGAGCAGCTCGCGCCGGGCGGGGTGCTCGTGGTGAGGGACTTCGTCGATCCCGGGCCGGGGACGGTGTTTCTGGACGTGCCTGCCGAGGACGGCGATGACGGCCGTGACCCCCGCAGCGCCTCGACGGCGGCGCTGCTCGAGCGGTTCGCGGGCGAGTTTCGCTCGCTCTCGCCGGAGCCGGGGTTCCCGCTGGCGCGCGTCGCGCCCGAGCCCTCCGGCGAGCTCCCAGCGCCGCGCATGGGGTGGCGTCGGTACCGGCTCGCCCACAAGCACGCTGTCGAGTTCGTGTTGAGGAAGGATTACCGCGCCGACTGGGAAGCCGAGGTCAAGGAGGAGTACACCTATTTCTCACAAGCGCAGTTCGAGGCGCTCTTCGCCCGCCTCGGCCTGCGCGTGCTGTCGTCGACGCCGCTGCGCAACCCCTGGATCGTGCGGAACCGGTTCGTCGGTCGCTTCGAGCTCCGGGACGCCACGGGCGCCCGACTGCCTTATCCGCCCACCAACTACCTGATCGTCGGAGAGAAGGTGAAGGCCGGTCAAGGCGTCGCGTTCCGGCTCGCGCCCGCGGAGAGCTCTCAGCAGTTCTTGCGGATCGAGCACCACCAGGATCGGGCGACAGGGCAGGTGTTCGACCTGGCGGCGCGGCCGCACCCCACGCTGGACATCGTGCCGTTCTTCTTCGCGGGCGAGACGGCGTATGTGCTCGCGCGGACGAGCTATCCGCGGCCGATCGCGCGCGCCTGCCGCGAGGAGACGCCTCCGCTCGACGGCAGCGGGCCGGCCGACTATCTGGCCGAGCCGATCGCGGTCGTGCAGACCGAGTTCCCTGTCGGGCACACGGTCGAGCATGCGCTGGAGCGGGCGGCCGGGGTGCGCGCGGCGGCGATCCAGCGCATGATCCCTGGCACGACGTACTACCCGTCGCCGGGCGGCATCCTCGAAGAGGTGCGCTCGATGCTGGTGGAGGTCGAGCCCACGTTCGTGAACGCGCCCTCGGAGAACGTGTCGGGGTTCGGCACCTCAGGACGCATCCGCGCCGTCGAGGCGCGCCAGCTCCTCCGCGCCGCGCAGGTCGGCGGCCTGCCCGACGCGCGGCTCGAGCTGAACGTCTACGACCTCCTGGCGCGCTTCGGCCTGCCGTTCGGGCCGTGGATCGGCGACGAGATCCCGCTCCCGGCGGCCGGCGCGGGTCGGCGCGGCGCGGGCGATGCTGGCGGTGCCGGGGCCGGCGACGACGGCGGGGTGGCCGCCGTGCAGCCGACGTCGCTCGCCGCGCTGCTCGGGCGCCCGAGCCGCCGGCGGTTCTCGCGGGTGGACGCGGGCGCCAGCGCGGGGTTCCTCGAGGTGCGGCGGGCGCGCTTCGAGGAGCTGACCGCGGACGGCGGCGTGGTGGCCGCGCGAGAGCTGGAGTACGTGGTGCCTCGGCCGCTCGGGGTGCTCACGGTCTCGACGGCGCTGCTCGCGCGGGCGCCGTCGGGGGAGGTCGTGCTCGGCGTGGACGATCACGATCTGCCGGCCGCCCAGAGCTTCTCTGGCAACAGCGGCATCCTGGTCGCGCCGGCGTGGCGGCTGCCGCGGAGCGTGAGCGCGCTGGCGGCCGCCGAGGCGTTCGTACGCGAGCGGCTGCAGGTCGAGTACGGCGTTCGGGTGGAGGCGGCCGTCGAGCTCGGAGGCGCCTACCGCCCGTCGGCAGGGCTAACCCCGGAGCTCGTGCAGCCGCTCGCCTTCGTCGTCACCGCGGCGCCTGCCTCGGCCGGCACGCCCGCCTCTGCCGCCGCGCCCGACCTCGCGCCGGGGTCCGGTGCCGCTCGGCGGCTCTCGTGGGTGCCGCTGATCGAGCTCGTCGCGGGGCGAGAGCGCCTGCCGGACGGCCACCTCCGCGTCGCGGCGCTGCGCGCGGCGCACGCGCTCGGCCTGGCGATCTCGCCGCCCCACCCGCGGTGACACGCGGCGGCTTTACCTGAGCGCTTCCTCGAACATGTTCGTGTTGCCGGTCTGGTACGATATCTCGAACCTGACCCTGGAGACCTTCCAGCCGCCCGCGTGCCTGGCGAGCTCATAGCGGTAGTGGCCCGCGACGAGCCAGTCCTCGCCGCCCGGCGCGCGCGCGAACCGATGGTGGGCGCGGACATGGCACTCCACGGAGGCGTGGTCTCCCTTCACCTCGATATCGAGGGGGCCGAGGAAATGTTGTGACGCGTCGATGGCGTCGTGAAACTTGCTCCAGCCCGCCAGAAGATCGTCCGTCTTCTGCTCCTGCGGCTCGCCCCCGAAGATGGACGTGAAATCGGCCACAACGACGTCGGCATAGAGGCCGCGGAGCTCGGTCCAGCGCCGCTTGTCGATGTGGTGGGCAATCCGGACGACCACATTCTGGATCGCCTGCACGTCACTCGACTCTCGCGTCATGGTCGTCCTTTCGTCGTGTGGAGCAGGCGGCGCCGTGCTCCGTGGTGAGCCCTCTCGAACCGTTCCTGGTCGAAGGAGAGATGCGGTTAGCATGGACGTAAAAAGGCGAGAAGGGCTCCGCCCTTTCGCCCTCTGGGGTTCGACGTCGTTCGAGCGAGGCTGTCAGCCCGGAGCGGCGCGCCCGCGCACGCGCCTTTGGGGTGAGCCCGTGAAGCGCCGCGAGCGGCGGTGTCGATGACGGGCTGGCGGCCCACTGAGGCTTGGACCCCGCAACCGCGCTCGCCGGGCGGCGGTTTCGAGGCCTCAGCGGCGCCGCCGGCGCGCGCGAACATGCCGTATCTGCGCGC
Protein-coding regions in this window:
- a CDS encoding inorganic diphosphatase translates to MTHPLHDILLPDSRHDFFPVVIEIPKGSKCKYELDKKTGLLMLDRVLYSSVHYPANYGFIPQTHAGDGDPLDVLVIMQEPVVPLTIVRARAIGGFFMRDDKGVDDKIIAVAVDDPSVAHYLTHEELPPHVTKELMRFFIDYKTLENKLAEVDTMYDRNRALEVIEESVASYRSISAWSKG
- a CDS encoding DUF1592 domain-containing protein; translation: MALLLAGPLGCLGNLGNPDGTPSETSSSGNGSGSGSSSSGGDAGGPPIGDPPDMPTEIPDVSHCEVADKSTPGPRVVRRLTVDQFEATVRDLFKDQSVALPSIFNDPQVLGFTADANALVIRDLTAQQIMDWAETTADWAVTNKLSSITTASCRTMDASCRTEFIRDFGRRAFRDKLTDERVASYDALFGAEKSFEDGAKVVVGAMLQSPYFLYRHEIGTDANGSGIYELTPHEIASNLSYLLTGTMPDEALLQAADAAAAQGANLTSEQIAQHALRLLEDSATRPLAEKEMMRFMRGWLQLNRLVTAVKDNTIFDLTDALRKDMMAETQALVVDTAFNQNGTFANLLQADYTFINASLGTHYGISGAGGTELTKVTLTPGQRDGGILAHGSFLTGHGSAKLSSPTQRGKMVRTRLLCQPLDPPPPGVDPNVKPLGTPATTREMVEQHTKAEYCAGCHKFTDKIGVGFEHYDTFGRWRNDESGIPVDVTGTVVEPPSGEDFNFNGVAELADYLAASEDVKACMVRYWSYYAFGGTWEQDGCTYEEVQEDAAKDEFRLKSVWLALTRAPHFTRRVQGP
- a CDS encoding DUF1552 domain-containing protein, with the translated sequence MRSHSRRKFLKGVGASLGASLLFSPFYDSIANAAPGKKPKRLLIFFTMGTAPSIWKPKSVSGETPTFSESTSPLEEVKEHIVMLDGLPSGSPSNNHGSADGLTGMGYYSNGPYGLISVDQYIVEKLKGSGLSTPIPSLLLGAAVEGGKTGFYKGTNLSPIASPTSAYSTVFTGFTPSNNQGSNDNGAAEALLKRRKSVLDNLTKELTSLKGNLGKEQQYKLDLHLESIRQLEQRLSNTMTPGGGGGGTGACSVPASPNGDMTNGLKANQLHLDIIVGAFACDITRVAAIQWGSDQMMNANLSEIGLAGEEHNGMIHTGAPAHLDLIKLEKWLHQQFVGVIKKLKATPEADGSGTLLDNTLVAWCRDMGDAPNHTQNEMKFVLASGNGGYLKTAPGGRFIKSGERHERVLLSLCDAMGVTDFSGFGDPALGSKTPLPGIAAT
- a CDS encoding DUF1552 domain-containing protein, which codes for MRSHRRRDFLKGLGASVGAGFLFTPFLDSIAEAAPGRKPKRLLLFCTMGTAPSIWKPTSVSGETPTFSESTSPLADVKQHVVLVDGLPSGNPGNNHGAPDALTGLGFSDPAKLISVDQFIADKLIAAGTKTQIPSLLLGAESTVNGGRSPYYRKDNLPGIASPTSAYSTLFGSAIPSNTSSDDLLRRRKSVLDHLKNEIKALEGNLGSEQKYKLELHIDSIRQIEERLSNTSSGQTGGCSVPTKPATDPANPLQANLLHMDLLVGAFACDITRVGAIQWGSDQAMNVDLQDIGLKGDEHGAMIHTGAPAHLDLIKLEKWLSQRFVDLINKLKAIPEADGSGTLFDNTLIAWCRDMGDSPNHNQNEMKFVLASGEGGYLKTAPGGRYIKSGERHERVLLSLCDAMGVTDFAGFGDPNLRSKSPLPGLSAS
- a CDS encoding class I SAM-dependent methyltransferase — translated: MTTRAPAGYEADQRRDDLSAYARYLSAMDASMRQKVALTAAHLLCEGRVADMGMGSGQGSAALAQLYPRLEVIGVDIDPTVVELARRAHQQPNLGFQLGDIARTVFPPESLDGIFDSSVLHHVTSYGGYRHANAADALAAQVEQLAPGGVLVVRDFVDPGPGTVFLDVPAEDGDDGRDPRSASTAALLERFAGEFRSLSPEPGFPLARVAPEPSGELPAPRMGWRRYRLAHKHAVEFVLRKDYRADWEAEVKEEYTYFSQAQFEALFARLGLRVLSSTPLRNPWIVRNRFVGRFELRDATGARLPYPPTNYLIVGEKVKAGQGVAFRLAPAESSQQFLRIEHHQDRATGQVFDLAARPHPTLDIVPFFFAGETAYVLARTSYPRPIARACREETPPLDGSGPADYLAEPIAVVQTEFPVGHTVEHALERAAGVRAAAIQRMIPGTTYYPSPGGILEEVRSMLVEVEPTFVNAPSENVSGFGTSGRIRAVEARQLLRAAQVGGLPDARLELNVYDLLARFGLPFGPWIGDEIPLPAAGAGRRGAGDAGGAGAGDDGGVAAVQPTSLAALLGRPSRRRFSRVDAGASAGFLEVRRARFEELTADGGVVAARELEYVVPRPLGVLTVSTALLARAPSGEVVLGVDDHDLPAAQSFSGNSGILVAPAWRLPRSVSALAAAEAFVRERLQVEYGVRVEAAVELGGAYRPSAGLTPELVQPLAFVVTAAPASAGTPASAAAPDLAPGSGAARRLSWVPLIELVAGRERLPDGHLRVAALRAAHALGLAISPPHPR
- a CDS encoding nuclear transport factor 2 family protein: MTRESSDVQAIQNVVVRIAHHIDKRRWTELRGLYADVVVADFTSIFGGEPQEQKTDDLLAGWSKFHDAIDASQHFLGPLDIEVKGDHASVECHVRAHHRFARAPGGEDWLVAGHYRYELARHAGGWKVSRVRFEISYQTGNTNMFEEALR